The nucleotide window AGTACTTAGAATACCCTAGGCAAGCAATAAAACAGAGTACAACAGATACTTCGATATAGGTTTGCACAATGGCGTTGAACATCATCACCAATACTACTCACAGGTGCTTCAAGTACCCTCACGGTAACCACCCGGATCTTATCTTAGCAGTAAAACATGACACGCTTGACGTTTTCCTTGAGGGCAGGGAGAGGCCTGACAGCAACATTCCCGAACCTGGTGCTGCTGCGTGGACCGCCCTGTGGAGGACCGCCACGTGCACCGCTAGCCACAGACCCGCTGTCAGAGGTGTCCGGCTCCATGTAGAACCGAGCCCGGAAGGCTGCCAGATGTGCATAATATGCAGGAGGAACTGCAGGCAAGCAAACAACCGATGGTTAGAGTTGGACTTTTAACAGCACTGAATCTAGTACGAGAAGCTTGAGGAAAATGTTGCTCGCAATAGATAGGGGAGTTTACCAATTGACACGGAGCGGGTGCATCGAGCATAGCTGAAACAGGAAAAAGTTAATGTTTGATCAGCCAATGTAACAGTAGTGAGCTTTAATTATTATAAAAGTGCATGATAGAACAGAAAATTACGTGTAGCACAAGTTGTTTGTGAGAGTTTGCAACTCATCAGCAGTAAATTTGTTCTCGTCCCACAGAACATGATAATGAGCAGGCCGGCTTGTTCCCTGAAATGAATCCACACTCGAATCAGCAATCTGCACATTTTGTCAAATGAACACATTGCAAATGAAAGCTAACCTGAATGCCAGCATGGCTGCACAAGTAGAAGTCAAATTCTGTCGGATGGCAGATCTTCGAATCAACAACGGTGCCTGGAATTAGGAAGCATAAAAATGGTCAGATTCGAATCTCAACCAAGAACAAAAACCTTGTTTGCACAAGAAACTAACCAGGCAGTATGTTCCCGCTTCTGTCGACAGTACGCTGATCATTGTGATTGTTAGCAAAAAGCCTAGTGTGATGACGCTTCTGGACAACCACAAAGGTAACTGGAGGCTGATAATTGGGCTCCAAGGATGCACAGGCCTAACAACATAGTTAAGAAATGTCACTCAGAGAAAAATGTGGAATATTACCAACCAAAGTATGGTTAAACCCCTAGGAGAAATGTAGTCAAAGCAATTGTACCTTCCGAATGGCATCAAGTTCAAACAACAGAACCTGGTAGAACTGTCCCTCGCTGACACCATCCCTGAAAATACCAGTTGTTTAATAATAGGCAACCACGTTTTAGCAAAGATGCACAAGAAAGGCTATGAACCTGTAAAATATGATTCTCTGAGGTTTCTGTCCAGTCGCCCTCTTGAAAGATATGAGAAGCTCCCTGCAAAATTTAACAGAAATTACACTTTTAGCAGCATCCAAGTATAGAGTTAGTATGTTTCCTTAGCTCACTAAGAGCTTACTTGATCATGCCGCCAGTAACAGTTCCTCTTTGGGGATCTTGCCATACTTTAAAAAGATCCTGTATCAGCTCTTGCCTATGGGCTTGGGCACTCACTAATCCTGCGTACTTGGTTATCTCAGGCCAGTCTTGAGAAGCAACCACCTAGAGAAAAGAATATTATCAAACAATCAATAAAACTACAGAACTTCCAACACACCTAGAAAATTGTGGACCTTCAATTACATCTCAAGACATCTTTATAATGACAAGTCACTTACAGCTGCAATGGAAGGGCTAGAATCTTCTCCAGGGTGAGGATGTGTAACATCAGCACCAAATATTATGGTCGGTCTGTCGGTAACAAGGCGAATCCTCCTTGCCAAAGCATCCACAAGAACAGTATTCCTTCCCCCCACCTGAAAAGTAGGAAAACATATAAACAACAAGGTCTATTATAGAGAATGAATGGTTGGAGGTCAGTGAAATACCTTAACATTGATTTTGAGAGCTACATTAGCAAGATACTGCTTGCTCATCTTAAAAACATGTTTTGTAAGACAACACTGGGATACCAATCCAAGTTCAGTCTCGCAAATTCTTTTAAGGTCCCCTggagaaaaaacaaaaaaataataaGCAAAAGTATGCACATGGGAATCTTCAAACGTGCTTTGGAAGAGATCATACCATAAAGAGAACCATTATTATCCGGCAGTATAACAATTAGCAGGTCAAGTTCTTTGCCCGGGGGTTTGCTTGCGTTCATGGCATCATGATAACGTGCCTTCAGTGCTCTTTCCACGTGTTCAGGCCTCGCACTAAGTACGGGCAGCACAGGTTCAGGTGCAAAGTTCTAAGACATAGAAAAAGAGAAGTTGATGACTACAGAATGCAAAATAACCAAAGCGACAGAGGAATATGAGAAGGTAGTTGCATGATTGAACCATACCATTCCAGATATTTGGCACATTATAGCCAGCTCATGACAGAAAACCTTGGCAGCATTATCTTGCACATTCCGGGAGAAGTTAATACATGCCCAGTGGCTGACTCTACCACCATTGACCATTTTCTACTCACCAAAATGAACAAGTATGAGAACTAGTTAAAACATAACATCACAAGATGAGGGGGTAAATGGGTTGAAGAAACAATGCTAATGGAGGGCATCCCGCCCATATAGTATGGTTTTGAGATGTGCATATTCTGTTAAAATTATCCCATGTGAACCTAGACAGTCTTCTAAAAAGTGAGAAAGAAGAACAGCAGCAAACTTATGATACAATTAGTATTTATGAAAGCTGCATGTTGCAAAGAGGTTGATATTCTTGCTACTGTATTGATAATTCATTGAGCAGACAATTGCAGAAATAATTTCCAGCTCAGATGGTTAATTGTTTACCAGTTGTTTGGTTCGTTGCCATTTCTATTTTTATTTCACATCATTTATTTATCTATGCATGGCTTTGTTTAAAAATTATTTCAGTAGAACTCTTCCGTTACATCACCAAGACctaccttgttcatcatgttccaTTGGCCGACCCTGGGTAAGACATCCTTCTCTCTGCCACTATCATGGTACTTAAGCTATAAAAAAGAGCATGCAATCAGCTGCTATGCACAGATATGAAATCAACTGCTGTCTAATCGCAATAGAAAATTGACTTACCCTTGGCGGAGGCAGAACACGAGCTTCAACCGATGCAAGTTGCTCATCAATTTTTATGCCAAATTCCTGTGCATATGGATCTTCGTAGTATGCATTGTGATGCACAGTCTGGTTAAATGAAGACAGACAAAAAAGAGATTTAAACGCTTAAGTTTAAGAGGATAATCCTGGTGCAGATATCAGTGATAATACCTAAAGCATTTGACATAAGACAGATATAAAGGGTCATAAACTCATAATAGTTTCCACCATAACAACTGAcccatcaaggcatcaacaactATCATCCTCATCAAGAAACTACCATCTATTAAACTATACTTGTGCAGGAATCCTAAAAAACATACAGATGCTTTAACTGCAATAGCATAAACTAAATACTCCAAACATCAAATGGGAAGAACTCTGTAAACATGATTGACTGGGGAAAACATCAAACAGCTACATAAACACATATATACAAGCGTACAGACACAGCATGTCATAATTTTGCAGCAACAATGTTACAGCAATTTGCAACAAAATGATAAAAGTAATTAACAATCACCTGCAAGATGTCCTTCTCACGCTCTTGAGGGCGCTGGCAAGTCACTTTCAGTAGAGCAGTTATTTGTTTTTCATTCAATCGTTTTGAGTAGCGTTGTCCTTCAACAATCTTACAAACCTGATATTTCCATGTGAGAAATTGATGAACAACTTGTACCAACATACTGAGGTGTTAAAGAAAGcaaggttgttgaagatatactaACCTCCATGGGGAGATAATTCGGTCTTTGCTGATTACCGACTTGCAAGCAAGGTAAAGTGGTGTGCTGAATATTGAAACCATACGTCTCCAGGAAGTATTGCACCACAGTCTTCACAGTACCGCGATCATCAACAGGGAATCTACCACATGAAAACCCAACAAGGAATCACCCACAAATCTGCAGGAGCATAAGAGCATTCTGTGTATAAAGCAGGGAAGAGGCACATACGATAGCTCTCGTGTTGCTTGTGATGTGAGGCCAGATATACGGTATTTCCTACGCATGTTTCCTCGATGTGTAACCTCAACCTTTACACCTCGTAGGGCTTTTTTAATCTGCAGGAGGGAGAATAATGATAACTAGGCATAACCAGAAGTCTCTGTGAACAACAGCGAGACAAGCAATGAATCGAACCTTCACACGATCTGAATCAGTGAGCGGTCTAACTGAGATGTCTCTGCACAGAAGCTGAGCAACAAACTCAATCACAGGGAGAGGCTCGATAAATGCTGTAGAAGACATATCTGCAAGAAGAAACACCGTATAAAATCACTATTTCAGCAAGACAAATGAGCATTCAGCAACCTACACCTGCATGCTCTGTAAAACCGAACTTGGACACTATGTATTACTGAGCATTCAGGCCACCCACCGACCACATTTATCACAACTGAGAAGACAACAAATGAACAGTGATACACAAGGAGAAATCAAGATGGGAGGGGGGCATCTAACCAATATTCAGCGAAAGTCCCATCTGTGTAGGTCTTATACTTTGGTAAAATCCACGCCAACTTTCCAAACCGTCCCCAAGTCTCTGACGTCTCCCTAGGTTGGG belongs to Triticum urartu cultivar G1812 chromosome 7, Tu2.1, whole genome shotgun sequence and includes:
- the LOC125523166 gene encoding protein argonaute 1B-like; amino-acid sequence: MVRKKRTGTGESSGEASGAPGQGSSQPAERAPPQQHQQHGGGRGWVPQQGGRGGGQHLGRGGQYQGQGGPAAHRPGGPPEYQQREYQGRGHPGGGPPEYQPRDYQGRGHPGARPPEYQPHDPQGHGHTGGAPPEYQPRGPQGRGHPGGAPPEYQPRGPQGRGHPGGAPPEYQPRDPQGRGHPGGGPPEYQQRDYQGRGGPRPRGGGMPQPSYGGHRGGHGGYNVPPGQSRTVPELHQAPDVQYQAPVVSPSASGAGSSSQPAAEVSSGQVEQQFQKLDISDQSSTSQAIQPAPASSKSVRFPLRPGMGKCGDRCVVKANHFFAELPDKDLHQYDVTITPEVTSRGVNRAVIAELVKLYRQSHMNGRLPAYDGRKSLYTAGPLPFTSRTFEIALQDEDEGLVGGQATPRRERQFRVVIKYAARADLHHLAMFLAGRQPDAPQEALQVLDIVLRELPTARYSPVSRSFYSPNLGRRQRLGDGLESWRGFYQSIRPTQMGLSLNIDMSSTAFIEPLPVIEFVAQLLCRDISVRPLTDSDRVKIKKALRGVKVEVTHRGNMRRKYRISGLTSQATRELSFPVDDRGTVKTVVQYFLETYGFNIQHTTLPCLQVGNQQRPNYLPMEVCKIVEGQRYSKRLNEKQITALLKVTCQRPQEREKDILQTVHHNAYYEDPYAQEFGIKIDEQLASVEARVLPPPRLKYHDSGREKDVLPRVGQWNMMNKKMVNGGRVSHWACINFSRNVQDNAAKVFCHELAIMCQISGMNFAPEPVLPVLSARPEHVERALKARYHDAMNASKPPGKELDLLIVILPDNNGSLYGDLKRICETELGLVSQCCLTKHVFKMSKQYLANVALKINVKVGGRNTVLVDALARRIRLVTDRPTIIFGADVTHPHPGEDSSPSIAAVVASQDWPEITKYAGLVSAQAHRQELIQDLFKVWQDPQRGTVTGGMIKELLISFKRATGQKPQRIIFYRDGVSEGQFYQVLLFELDAIRKACASLEPNYQPPVTFVVVQKRHHTRLFANNHNDQRTVDRSGNILPGTVVDSKICHPTEFDFYLCSHAGIQGTSRPAHYHVLWDENKFTADELQTLTNNLCYTYARCTRSVSIVPPAYYAHLAAFRARFYMEPDTSDSGSVASGARGGPPQGGPRSSTRFGNVAVRPLPALKENVKRVMFYC